From a single Pseudorasbora parva isolate DD20220531a chromosome 17, ASM2467924v1, whole genome shotgun sequence genomic region:
- the cxcl12a gene encoding chemokine (C-X-C motif) ligand 12a (stromal cell-derived factor 1): MDLKVIVVFALIAVVIHAPVSNAKPISLVERCWCRSTVNTVPQRSIRELKFLHTPNCPFQVIAKLKSNKEVCINPETKWLQQYLKNALNKMKKAQQQSN; encoded by the exons ATGGATCTGAAAGTAATCGTAGTATTCGCTCTGATAGCGGTCGTCATTCATGCACCGGTTTCTAACG CCAAGCCCATCAGCCTGGTAGAGAGATGCTGGTGCCGTTCCACAGTCAACACTGTCCCACAGAGAAGCATTCGTGAgctcaagttcctccacacacCCAACTGCCCCTTCCAAGTCAT TGCCAAACTGAAGAGCAACAAGGAGGTGTGCATTAACCCAGAGACCAAGTGGCTGCAACAGTACCTGAAGAACGCCCTGAACAA AATGAAAAAAGCCCAACAACAGTCGAACTAA